The following are encoded in a window of Epilithonimonas zeae genomic DNA:
- a CDS encoding pyridoxal phosphate-dependent aminotransferase, giving the protein MPKISQRAQHMPASPVRKLVPFATAAKQKGIKVYHLNIGQPDIETPQTALDAVKNIDLKVLEYALSEGNLDYRIALRDYYHSLGFNDLTTDNFIVTNGGSEALNFAISTLCDDGDEIIIPEPYYANYNGFAGTFNINVVAVPSTIDTGFALPSIEEFEKKITNKTRAIVVCNPGNPTGYLYSREELQKLAEIAKKHDIVIISDEVYREYVYDGEKQISMFEFPEVADNVIVIDSESKRYSMCGARIGCLITRSKKIHDAAILFAQARLSPVLLGQIAATAAHKNDAEYIAKVREEYTERRDLLVSLLNEIPGVICPKPKGAFYCGVELPVDDTEKFAQWLLESYSNNNETVMVAPMGGFYSNPELGKKQVRIAYVLNQNDLRRSVEILKDAIEKYNTEFA; this is encoded by the coding sequence ATGCCGAAAATATCGCAAAGAGCGCAGCATATGCCTGCATCACCTGTTAGAAAATTAGTCCCGTTTGCCACTGCTGCAAAACAAAAAGGAATCAAAGTTTATCACCTGAATATTGGTCAGCCAGACATTGAAACGCCGCAAACGGCTTTGGATGCTGTAAAAAACATCGACTTAAAAGTTTTGGAGTATGCACTTTCAGAAGGTAATCTGGATTACAGAATTGCGCTTAGAGATTATTACCATTCATTAGGATTCAATGACCTTACAACAGATAATTTCATCGTTACCAACGGAGGTTCTGAAGCTTTGAATTTTGCTATTTCTACACTTTGTGATGACGGCGACGAAATCATTATTCCAGAACCTTATTATGCTAATTATAATGGATTTGCTGGAACATTCAACATTAATGTAGTAGCAGTTCCATCAACCATTGATACTGGATTTGCGTTGCCTTCAATTGAAGAATTTGAGAAAAAAATCACCAATAAAACCAGAGCTATCGTCGTTTGTAATCCTGGAAATCCGACAGGTTACCTTTATTCAAGAGAAGAACTTCAAAAACTGGCAGAGATCGCAAAAAAACACGATATTGTTATTATTTCTGATGAAGTTTATAGAGAATATGTTTACGACGGAGAAAAGCAAATCTCAATGTTCGAATTTCCGGAAGTTGCAGACAATGTTATCGTTATCGATTCAGAATCAAAGAGATATTCAATGTGTGGTGCAAGAATCGGATGTTTGATTACCCGTTCCAAAAAAATCCACGATGCTGCAATTCTTTTTGCTCAGGCTAGATTAAGTCCAGTTCTTTTAGGACAAATCGCTGCAACGGCTGCTCACAAGAACGATGCAGAATATATTGCTAAAGTTAGAGAAGAATATACCGAAAGAAGAGACCTTTTGGTAAGCTTATTGAATGAGATTCCTGGAGTAATCTGTCCAAAACCAAAAGGCGCATTCTATTGTGGCGTAGAATTGCCTGTAGATGATACAGAAAAATTTGCACAATGGCTTTTGGAAAGTTATTCTAATAACAACGAGACAGTAATGGTTGCGCCAATGGGCGGTTTTTACAGCAACCCGGAATTAGGAAAAAAACAAGTAAGAATTGCGTACGTTTTAAATCAAAATGACCTTAGAAGAAGTGTTGAGATTTTGAAAGATGCGATTGAAAAATACAATACAGAATTTGCTTAA
- a CDS encoding M13 family metallopeptidase, protein MIFATAIATVLYNCSKKEQTFVDPLEINRDTLVDPSQDFFHYANGGWFKKNPIPASEESNGIFRMIQDTINNQIRNICERSAKEESVKGSNKQKIGDFYASGMDSIAIDKAGILPIKSELTKINSINDIPSLLKTIGYLHTIGCDPGFSFYVAQDDKNSSKNALKLLQGGLGLGERDYYFNNDEETKKIRSEYAKHIQLMLKFLGEKPDNIETQTSSILKLETELAKFSRKIEALRNPIKNYNKMSVAQLNATTPNIEWNEMLNNLSIIKVDSVIVGQPEFYKAFNTTVKSFSLNDWKNYLKWNLINSYASYLSKDINEQNFKFYSTVLNGIKVQKPRWKRIVQQTDSSLGELIGQVYVEEYLPKGTKEKLLEIGNNIRSVYAEHIKKLDWMSNVTKQKALYKLSKIVMKVGYPDKWKDMSSVVIDKNSYCKNVMNINKWEYNYYISKLGKPVDRQEWMMYPQTYNAYYNPSNNEICVPACNIIVPGFEGRMPDDAVLYGIIGGSTFGHEITHGFDDQGSQYDENGNLNNWWTAEDLEKFKAKTVLIVNQFNKYKIENKNINGDATQGENIADLGGVVMGFEAFKKTNQYKTNQSIGGLTPDKRYFLAYGYAWMVNHQKEALMRRIMVDVHSPAQYRVNGALSNIPDFYKAFNILPGSPMYQPADLRVMIW, encoded by the coding sequence ATGATTTTTGCTACGGCAATTGCGACAGTACTATACAATTGTAGTAAAAAAGAACAAACATTTGTAGATCCACTTGAAATTAATCGTGATACTTTAGTAGATCCATCTCAGGATTTCTTTCATTACGCAAACGGAGGTTGGTTTAAAAAAAATCCTATTCCTGCTTCGGAAGAAAGTAATGGTATTTTCCGAATGATTCAGGATACTATCAATAATCAGATTAGAAATATTTGTGAAAGATCCGCTAAAGAAGAATCAGTGAAGGGAAGCAATAAACAAAAAATTGGTGATTTTTATGCTTCTGGTATGGATTCTATTGCTATCGATAAAGCTGGTATTTTACCAATTAAATCAGAGCTTACCAAAATAAATTCTATTAATGATATTCCATCTCTGTTAAAAACTATTGGATATTTGCATACAATTGGTTGTGATCCTGGGTTTAGCTTTTATGTAGCCCAAGATGACAAAAACAGTTCCAAAAATGCGTTGAAATTGTTACAAGGAGGTCTTGGCTTGGGAGAACGTGACTATTACTTTAATAATGATGAAGAAACCAAAAAAATTCGATCAGAATATGCAAAGCACATACAGCTAATGCTGAAGTTTCTGGGAGAAAAACCAGATAATATTGAAACACAAACTTCATCAATCCTAAAGTTGGAAACTGAATTGGCTAAGTTTTCTAGAAAAATAGAAGCATTGCGCAATCCTATTAAAAATTATAATAAAATGAGTGTAGCGCAATTGAATGCTACTACACCTAATATTGAATGGAATGAAATGTTAAATAATCTGAGTATAATTAAAGTTGATTCAGTAATTGTTGGACAACCAGAATTTTATAAAGCTTTTAATACTACAGTTAAATCTTTTTCACTGAACGATTGGAAAAATTATCTAAAATGGAATCTGATAAATTCTTATGCATCTTACCTAAGTAAAGATATCAATGAACAAAATTTTAAGTTTTATAGTACAGTCTTGAATGGAATCAAAGTTCAAAAACCGAGATGGAAACGTATTGTTCAGCAAACAGATTCTTCTCTTGGCGAACTGATTGGACAAGTATATGTTGAAGAGTACTTGCCAAAAGGAACAAAAGAAAAATTATTAGAGATAGGAAATAACATTCGTAGTGTTTATGCTGAACATATCAAAAAACTTGATTGGATGAGCAATGTAACGAAACAAAAAGCTTTGTACAAATTAAGCAAAATTGTTATGAAAGTTGGTTATCCAGATAAATGGAAAGATATGAGTTCTGTAGTTATTGACAAAAATTCTTATTGTAAGAATGTAATGAATATCAACAAGTGGGAATATAACTATTATATTAGTAAATTAGGAAAACCAGTTGATAGACAAGAATGGATGATGTATCCTCAAACTTACAACGCCTATTATAATCCAAGTAATAATGAAATTTGTGTTCCTGCTTGTAACATTATTGTTCCGGGATTTGAAGGAAGAATGCCTGATGATGCTGTCCTGTATGGAATTATAGGAGGTTCTACTTTTGGACACGAAATAACACACGGATTTGACGATCAAGGAAGTCAATATGATGAAAATGGAAATCTAAATAATTGGTGGACAGCCGAAGATCTGGAAAAATTTAAAGCAAAAACGGTTTTGATTGTCAATCAATTTAATAAGTATAAAATTGAAAATAAAAATATAAACGGAGATGCTACACAAGGAGAAAATATTGCTGATCTTGGAGGTGTGGTAATGGGATTTGAAGCGTTTAAAAAAACTAATCAATACAAAACCAATCAATCTATTGGAGGTTTGACTCCTGACAAAAGATATTTTTTAGCTTATGGATATGCTTGGATGGTCAACCATCAGAAAGAAGCGCTTATGAGAAGAATTATGGTAGATGTTCATTCTCCAGCCCAATACAGAGTTAATGGAGCTTTATCTAATATTCCGGATTTCTACAAAGCGTTCAATATATTACCAGGAAGTCCAATGTATCAGCCTGCTGATCTGAGGGTAATGATTTGGTAA
- the murA gene encoding UDP-N-acetylglucosamine 1-carboxyvinyltransferase has protein sequence MDGAFEIRGGKRLSGEITPQGAKNEALQILCAVLLTEDEVRIDNIPDIKDVNKLIEILQDFNVKVTKNGKGDYTFKADEVNFDYIKSKEFKKDGAKLRGSVMILGPMLARFGEAYLPTPGGDKIGRRRLDTHFQGFVELGAEFSYDEEEAFYSLRAKELTGKFILLEEASVTGTANIVMAAVLAKGKTRIYNAACEPYLQQLCKMLNRMGANITGIGSNLITIEGVDKLHGTEHTMLPDMVEIGSWIGLAAMTKSEITIKNVNWNQLGVIPNTFRKLGIELEQRGDDIYIPSQENYKVQKFIDGSILTVSDAPWPGFTPDLLSIILVVATQAKGSVLIHQKMFESRLFFVDKLIDMGAQIILCDPHRATVIGMNQETPLRGTTMVSPDIRAGNALLIAALSAEGKSVIQNIEQIDRGYENIDERLRAIGADIRRI, from the coding sequence ATGGACGGTGCTTTCGAAATAAGAGGAGGAAAGAGATTGAGCGGAGAAATCACGCCTCAAGGTGCAAAGAATGAAGCTTTGCAGATTCTTTGTGCAGTTTTGCTGACTGAGGATGAGGTAAGAATTGATAATATCCCTGACATCAAGGATGTGAATAAGTTGATTGAGATCCTTCAGGACTTCAACGTCAAAGTAACTAAAAACGGTAAAGGCGATTACACCTTCAAAGCAGATGAAGTTAACTTCGATTATATTAAATCTAAGGAATTCAAAAAAGACGGTGCTAAGCTAAGAGGTTCCGTGATGATTTTGGGTCCAATGTTGGCGAGATTCGGTGAAGCTTATTTGCCAACGCCAGGTGGTGACAAAATCGGAAGAAGACGTTTGGATACACACTTCCAAGGTTTTGTAGAATTGGGTGCTGAATTTTCTTATGATGAAGAGGAAGCATTCTACTCTTTGAGAGCCAAAGAATTGACTGGGAAATTCATCCTGTTGGAAGAAGCTTCTGTAACCGGAACGGCCAATATCGTGATGGCAGCTGTTTTGGCAAAAGGAAAAACCAGAATCTACAACGCTGCTTGTGAACCTTATCTTCAGCAATTGTGTAAAATGCTGAACAGAATGGGCGCCAACATCACAGGAATTGGTTCTAACCTAATTACTATCGAAGGAGTTGACAAACTACACGGAACAGAACATACAATGCTTCCGGATATGGTGGAAATTGGTTCTTGGATTGGATTGGCAGCAATGACAAAATCTGAAATTACCATCAAAAACGTGAACTGGAATCAGTTAGGTGTTATTCCAAATACTTTCAGAAAATTAGGAATCGAATTGGAGCAGAGAGGAGATGATATCTATATCCCTTCTCAGGAAAATTATAAAGTACAGAAATTCATCGATGGTTCTATCTTAACCGTTTCAGATGCGCCTTGGCCAGGATTCACGCCAGATTTGTTATCCATTATTTTGGTAGTGGCAACTCAGGCAAAAGGTTCAGTTTTGATTCATCAGAAAATGTTCGAAAGCAGATTATTCTTCGTTGATAAATTAATCGATATGGGCGCACAAATCATCCTTTGTGACCCGCATAGAGCAACAGTTATCGGGATGAACCAAGAAACACCTTTACGCGGAACTACAATGGTTTCGCCAGACATCAGAGCTGGAAATGCCTTATTGATTGCAGCACTTTCTGCGGAAGGAAAATCAGTAATTCAAAATATCGAACAAATCGACCGTGGTTATGAGAATATCGATGAAAGACTAAGAGCGATTGGTGCCGATATTAGAAGAATCTAG
- a CDS encoding DUF4290 domain-containing protein: MEYNTDRTQLLMPEYGRNIQQLVEHCKTLQTKEERNEMALAIIEFMGQRNPHLRDEENYKHKLWDHLFILADHNLDVDSPYPILTAEELITKPRKMDYPSLENDYKFYGKSILQLIETAIALEEGDEKDALIQVIANNMKKSYNVYNKEHVQDDVIFRHLKELSKNRLDLTGLDSLDKSKIYYATNRNNNNNNNRNNNRNQNYNNNNRKNNFQNHKNKRR; the protein is encoded by the coding sequence ATGGAATATAATACCGACAGAACACAACTACTAATGCCCGAATATGGGCGCAACATACAACAGCTCGTAGAGCATTGCAAAACGCTGCAGACCAAAGAAGAAAGAAATGAAATGGCGCTTGCAATTATCGAGTTTATGGGACAAAGAAACCCACACCTTCGCGACGAAGAAAACTACAAACATAAACTTTGGGATCACCTCTTCATTTTGGCAGATCATAATCTGGATGTAGATTCTCCTTATCCAATATTAACCGCAGAAGAACTTATCACAAAACCAAGGAAAATGGATTATCCATCTTTGGAAAATGATTATAAATTCTACGGAAAAAGTATTCTTCAGCTCATAGAAACTGCAATTGCTCTGGAAGAAGGTGATGAGAAAGATGCCCTGATTCAGGTTATTGCCAACAACATGAAAAAGTCCTACAATGTGTATAACAAAGAACACGTGCAGGATGATGTGATTTTCCGCCATCTGAAAGAACTTTCTAAAAACAGACTAGACCTTACAGGTTTGGATTCTCTGGACAAAAGTAAAATCTATTATGCAACCAACAGGAACAATAACAACAATAATAATAGAAACAACAACAGAAATCAAAACTATAACAACAATAATAGGAAAAATAATTTCCAAAATCATAAAAATAAAAGAAGATAA
- a CDS encoding NIL domain-containing protein translates to MIYKQETTGKTFFPKSTKQIILEIELNGKIRFDILLYTIYNHYNVSYKIVNANIEYLNGSNFGNVKLLLNISQDQIEKIENYLREYKLLSSRIDVLQKKEAS, encoded by the coding sequence ATGATTTACAAACAAGAAACTACAGGCAAAACTTTTTTTCCGAAATCGACGAAACAAATAATCCTTGAAATAGAACTGAACGGGAAAATCAGATTTGACATTCTACTTTACACGATTTACAATCATTACAATGTGAGTTACAAAATCGTAAATGCTAACATCGAATATCTGAATGGAAGCAATTTCGGAAATGTGAAACTGCTTTTGAACATTAGTCAAGACCAAATCGAAAAGATAGAAAACTATCTGAGAGAATATAAATTGCTGAGCAGCAGAATAGACGTTCTACAAAAAAAGGAAGCTTCTTAA
- a CDS encoding DsbA family oxidoreductase, which translates to MKVDIWSDTRCPFCFIGKKNFEKALQNFTQNDKIEVNWHSFQLDSKMKTDLSRNHYEYLSDIKGHSLQETIKMHENLIQIGKKAGIDFNFDKVKVSNSFKSQILVQLAKEKGKANEMEELLFEAYFILGKNIDDVEVLSEIGEKLGFTKNEIQNAVQSPELTELVNNDIEEAAALGINSVPFFVFDRKYAISGAQPTHLFSEVLEKSFSESDSKINIISEGDSCDVDGNC; encoded by the coding sequence ATGAAAGTAGATATTTGGAGCGACACACGTTGTCCGTTTTGTTTTATTGGAAAGAAAAATTTTGAAAAAGCACTTCAGAATTTCACTCAAAATGATAAAATCGAAGTCAATTGGCATTCGTTTCAATTGGACTCGAAAATGAAAACTGACCTTAGCAGAAATCATTATGAATATTTGTCTGATATCAAAGGCCACTCGTTACAAGAGACAATCAAAATGCACGAAAATCTTATCCAGATAGGAAAAAAAGCTGGCATTGATTTTAATTTTGATAAAGTAAAAGTTTCTAATTCTTTCAAAAGTCAAATATTGGTTCAGTTGGCTAAAGAAAAGGGAAAAGCTAACGAAATGGAAGAGCTTCTGTTCGAAGCTTATTTTATTCTTGGAAAGAACATAGATGATGTTGAAGTCCTTTCAGAAATCGGAGAAAAATTAGGTTTTACAAAAAATGAAATTCAAAATGCTGTTCAATCTCCAGAATTAACCGAATTGGTAAATAATGATATTGAAGAAGCCGCAGCACTTGGAATCAACAGTGTTCCGTTCTTTGTTTTTGACAGAAAGTATGCGATTTCCGGAGCTCAGCCAACGCATCTGTTCTCGGAAGTTTTGGAAAAAAGCTTTTCTGAATCTGATTCTAAAATCAACATTATCAGTGAAGGCGACTCCTGCGATGTTGACGGGAATTGTTAA
- a CDS encoding thiol-disulfide oxidoreductase DCC family protein, whose protein sequence is MTTDISVNLKDKFIVFYDGECGFCNHWVQWILERDKNDKFLFSSLQSEFGQKFLNERNLPNKVFDTLYLWKPESFYLSKYQAILRIASELGGVYSLANIGKILPDFIGNQFYNLVSRNRKKLAENQCFLPNAEQRKKFIET, encoded by the coding sequence ATGACGACAGATATCTCAGTTAATTTGAAAGATAAATTCATTGTTTTTTATGATGGTGAATGTGGATTTTGCAATCATTGGGTGCAATGGATTTTGGAACGGGACAAAAATGATAAGTTTTTGTTTTCATCGTTGCAATCTGAATTTGGACAAAAATTTTTGAATGAGAGAAATCTTCCGAACAAAGTTTTTGACACGCTTTATCTTTGGAAACCTGAGAGTTTTTATTTGTCCAAATATCAGGCGATTTTAAGAATTGCGAGTGAATTGGGCGGCGTTTATTCTTTGGCAAATATTGGGAAGATCCTGCCAGATTTTATCGGAAATCAATTTTATAATTTGGTTTCCCGAAACAGAAAAAAGTTAGCCGAAAACCAATGTTTTTTACCCAATGCTGAACAGCGAAAAAAATTTATAGAAACATAA
- a CDS encoding DUF4395 domain-containing protein, with the protein MDQTKKYYTDENTVRLTAFFVIVVVSVSLFFEWPYLLLLLVFDFIIRASGLLFSPLALFSKSILKISGLKPKPIFAAPKRFAATLGSIFTLTIVVLMLTGFYNVALGFGLMLILLAALESFLKICVGCYIFQVIVVPIQNKLK; encoded by the coding sequence ATGGATCAAACGAAAAAATATTATACAGACGAAAATACCGTAAGACTAACCGCATTTTTTGTGATTGTCGTGGTTTCTGTATCCCTGTTTTTTGAGTGGCCGTATTTATTATTGCTCTTAGTTTTTGATTTTATTATTAGGGCTTCTGGCTTATTATTTTCGCCTTTAGCCCTTTTTTCAAAATCGATTTTAAAAATATCAGGATTGAAACCAAAACCGATTTTTGCAGCTCCGAAAAGGTTTGCTGCGACATTGGGATCAATCTTTACGCTGACAATTGTTGTATTGATGCTGACCGGATTTTATAATGTTGCTTTAGGATTTGGATTAATGTTGATTCTTCTGGCGGCTTTGGAAAGTTTTTTAAAAATCTGTGTCGGCTGTTACATCTTCCAGGTCATTGTTGTTCCAATCCAAAATAAACTTAAATAA
- a CDS encoding heme-binding domain-containing protein — MKKVLIVLLMIFVIIQFFPIDKTNPTTNQGMDFLKIKNTPDPIAKIIENSCYDCHSNETKYPFYSNIQPVAWLLKNHIEEGRKGLNFSTFATYEPKRQAHKMEEAAEYVEQSKMPLESYLLGHSNAKLTDRQRKELAQYFRKIQKETETNPL, encoded by the coding sequence ATGAAAAAAGTATTAATTGTTTTGCTGATGATATTTGTTATCATTCAGTTTTTTCCGATTGACAAGACGAATCCTACGACTAATCAAGGAATGGATTTTCTGAAAATCAAAAACACGCCTGATCCGATTGCAAAAATCATCGAAAATTCTTGTTACGATTGTCATTCCAATGAAACGAAATATCCTTTTTACAGTAACATCCAGCCTGTTGCGTGGCTGTTGAAAAATCATATAGAAGAAGGTAGAAAAGGACTTAATTTTTCTACTTTTGCAACGTACGAACCAAAGCGGCAAGCGCACAAAATGGAAGAAGCGGCTGAGTATGTGGAGCAAAGCAAAATGCCTCTGGAAAGTTATCTGCTTGGTCATTCTAATGCCAAATTGACTGACAGGCAAAGAAAAGAACTCGCCCAATATTTTAGAAAAATACAGAAAGAAACGGAAACCAACCCATTATGA
- a CDS encoding YiiX/YebB-like N1pC/P60 family cysteine hydrolase — MKRIIKSNSVYLIFALFFLTSCKTYNTSILENGDLLFVPAVESGLSGAINNVTQTEKKTSYDHIGIVKKEDHHLYVLHAAPKGGSQKQKLNHFLKEQTKSGQKIDVYRLKSEFHSSIPNSISKAETLVGKPYNFNYILDEHSYYCSDFVERAFRENQIFKLEPMTFIDPKTGKTNVFWEKFYQDKNLKVPEGEPGCNPNGLAASEKLTKVGQLE, encoded by the coding sequence ATGAAAAGAATTATAAAAAGTAATTCAGTTTACCTTATTTTTGCGCTGTTTTTTTTAACAAGCTGCAAAACTTACAACACTTCTATTTTGGAAAACGGTGATTTGCTTTTCGTTCCTGCTGTAGAATCCGGATTGTCGGGTGCGATTAATAATGTCACGCAAACAGAGAAGAAAACGTCCTACGACCACATCGGAATTGTGAAAAAAGAAGACCATCATCTTTACGTGCTTCACGCTGCACCGAAAGGCGGTTCTCAGAAGCAGAAACTCAATCATTTCTTAAAAGAACAAACCAAATCGGGACAAAAAATTGATGTTTACAGATTAAAATCAGAATTTCATTCATCGATTCCCAATTCGATTTCCAAAGCTGAAACTTTGGTTGGAAAGCCCTATAACTTCAATTACATTTTGGATGAACACTCGTATTACTGCTCTGATTTTGTAGAACGTGCTTTTCGTGAAAATCAGATTTTCAAATTAGAGCCGATGACTTTTATCGATCCAAAAACTGGAAAAACCAATGTATTTTGGGAAAAATTCTATCAAGATAAAAATCTTAAAGTCCCTGAAGGTGAACCTGGATGCAATCCCAATGGTTTGGCTGCTTCTGAAAAACTGACGAAAGTAGGACAGTTAGAATAA
- the murB gene encoding UDP-N-acetylmuramate dehydrogenase: protein MSIQENVSLKSFNTFGVDVSARYFAEVNSVEELIETLKLSNAKTLPLLFLGGGSNILFTKDFEGLAIRLNLKGISEEIIDDNQILVTAKAGENWHQFVMFCLEKNYGGLENLSLIPGNVGTSPMQNIGAYGTEIKDVFGSCKVLNLDNFEIETLNSDQCKFGYRDSIFKQEGKGQYVILEVTFILTRHNHKIDVEYGAIQSELEKLGIINPTIQDVSKAVINIRQSKLPDPKVIGNAGSFFKNPTISLSQFEALKQQFENIPGYPNGDFVKVPAGWLIEQAGWKGKQIGNVASNQLQALVIINATGNATGKEIFDFSTMIIDSVKEKFGIELEREVNII, encoded by the coding sequence ATGTCAATCCAAGAAAACGTTTCCTTAAAGTCTTTCAATACTTTCGGAGTCGATGTTTCAGCCAGATATTTTGCAGAAGTCAATTCGGTAGAAGAACTTATAGAAACGCTCAAACTCTCAAACGCAAAAACTCTCCCACTGCTTTTCCTTGGTGGTGGGAGCAATATTTTGTTTACGAAAGATTTTGAAGGATTAGCTATTCGGTTAAATCTGAAGGGAATCAGCGAAGAAATTATCGACGACAATCAAATTCTTGTTACAGCTAAAGCGGGTGAAAACTGGCATCAGTTTGTGATGTTTTGTTTGGAGAAAAATTATGGAGGATTAGAAAATTTATCATTAATTCCTGGAAACGTCGGAACTTCTCCAATGCAGAATATTGGTGCTTACGGAACAGAAATAAAAGATGTTTTCGGAAGTTGCAAAGTTCTGAATCTGGATAACTTTGAGATTGAAACTTTGAACTCAGATCAGTGTAAATTTGGTTACAGAGATTCGATTTTCAAGCAGGAAGGAAAAGGTCAATATGTGATCTTGGAGGTGACTTTCATATTAACAAGACACAATCATAAAATCGATGTCGAATATGGCGCAATTCAGTCAGAATTGGAAAAATTAGGAATTATTAATCCAACCATTCAGGATGTTTCGAAAGCTGTCATCAACATTAGACAAAGCAAATTGCCAGACCCAAAAGTGATTGGAAACGCAGGAAGTTTTTTTAAAAACCCAACAATTTCGCTTTCACAATTTGAGGCTTTAAAACAACAATTTGAAAATATCCCAGGCTATCCGAATGGTGATTTTGTTAAAGTTCCCGCTGGTTGGTTGATAGAGCAAGCTGGCTGGAAAGGCAAACAAATCGGCAATGTAGCATCCAACCAATTGCAGGCTTTGGTCATCATTAACGCCACTGGAAATGCAACCGGAAAAGAGATTTTTGATTTCTCGACGATGATTATTGATTCAGTAAAAGAAAAATTCGGAATTGAATTGGAACGAGAAGTCAATATAATTTAA
- the proC gene encoding pyrroline-5-carboxylate reductase, translating to MKIAVLGAGNMGLSFSKSFLKYELIKPQNLRLITRSQNKKEKIKSVFPDSEISSFDEIQNLEADLIIIAVKPQDFAFVAENLTFKIPEKSLVLSIMAGISIEKIQNYLNHKFVVRAMPNSPTLLGMGITGYTAAEGISFSELMNIERLLNSTGRSVYLEDEKLLDGVTALSGSGPAYFYYIIDAMIKAGTEMGIDENLSKLFVKQTMLGAYHLINNSDKSLEELIKDVASKGGTTEAALKTFEENQLKSILQKGILAAENRAKELNS from the coding sequence ATGAAAATTGCAGTTTTAGGAGCAGGAAATATGGGTTTGTCATTTTCAAAATCCTTTTTGAAATATGAATTGATAAAACCGCAAAATCTACGTCTCATCACGAGAAGTCAAAATAAAAAAGAGAAGATAAAATCGGTTTTCCCTGATTCGGAGATTTCTTCTTTTGATGAAATTCAAAATCTGGAAGCAGACCTAATTATCATTGCTGTGAAACCTCAGGATTTTGCTTTCGTTGCAGAAAACCTAACTTTCAAAATTCCAGAAAAATCTTTGGTTTTATCGATAATGGCTGGGATTTCTATTGAGAAAATCCAGAACTATTTGAATCACAAATTTGTTGTTCGTGCAATGCCTAACTCTCCTACTCTTCTCGGAATGGGAATCACAGGTTATACAGCCGCAGAAGGAATTTCCTTCTCAGAATTGATGAATATCGAACGATTATTGAATTCCACCGGACGTTCTGTTTATTTAGAAGACGAAAAACTTTTGGATGGCGTAACTGCACTTTCTGGGAGCGGACCAGCATACTTCTACTACATTATTGATGCGATGATAAAAGCAGGAACAGAAATGGGCATCGATGAGAATCTTTCAAAATTGTTTGTAAAACAGACGATGTTGGGCGCTTATCATCTTATCAATAATTCAGATAAATCTTTGGAAGAGTTGATAAAAGATGTTGCATCCAAGGGCGGAACTACTGAAGCTGCACTTAAAACTTTCGAAGAAAATCAATTAAAATCTATCTTACAAAAAGGAATTTTAGCAGCCGAAAACAGAGCTAAAGAATTAAATTCATAA
- a CDS encoding DUF1801 domain-containing protein — translation MQIFVDTVEEYISQIPEERREAFRKLLETVDRNLPKGFQQTMQYGMVTWVVPMETYPAGYHCAKNTPLPFISVASQKNFIAFYNMGVYADQKILDWFVNEFPNHSKKKLDMGKSCIRFKKVEDITYDLLGELCQKISVDEWIAMYEKNYKK, via the coding sequence ATGCAGATTTTTGTTGACACTGTAGAAGAATATATTTCCCAAATACCTGAAGAACGAAGAGAAGCTTTCAGAAAGTTATTAGAAACTGTTGATCGTAATCTTCCAAAAGGTTTCCAGCAGACAATGCAATACGGGATGGTCACTTGGGTTGTGCCTATGGAAACTTATCCAGCGGGCTATCATTGCGCAAAAAATACGCCTTTGCCATTCATAAGTGTAGCTTCGCAAAAGAATTTTATCGCTTTTTACAATATGGGAGTTTACGCAGACCAAAAGATTTTAGATTGGTTTGTGAATGAGTTTCCAAATCATTCTAAAAAGAAATTAGATATGGGAAAATCTTGCATTAGATTCAAAAAAGTGGAGGATATTACTTATGATTTGTTGGGTGAGCTTTGCCAGAAAATATCTGTGGACGAATGGATTGCGATGTATGAAAAGAATTATAAAAAGTAA